From a region of the Candidatus Neomarinimicrobiota bacterium genome:
- a CDS encoding pentapeptide repeat-containing protein, with amino-acid sequence MSNKVSCRRRRSIAAGVVVLALVAGACGGGDEEEAEEAAAAAAAAEEAAAAATTTAAAAATTTAAAAATTTAAPTTTTEPVPTASTRPTCVLEPNANCSQVDLSGENLAGMILPGIDLSGANMEGTLLNGAMLAGADLSGSNLAGAAMSNTNLAGANLNDVKAPGALFFRANLSHASMVRADLTAAVLMEADMKSVNMTGALVTGIV; translated from the coding sequence CTGGCGCTCGTCGCCGGCGCCTGCGGCGGTGGAGACGAGGAGGAGGCCGAGGAGGCCGCGGCTGCGGCCGCCGCTGCCGAGGAGGCTGCGGCTGCTGCCACGACCACGGCTGCGGCTGCTGCCACGACCACGGCTGCGGCTGCTGCCACGACCACGGCTGCTCCGACCACGACGACCGAGCCGGTGCCCACGGCATCGACCCGACCGACCTGTGTGCTCGAACCCAACGCCAACTGTTCCCAGGTGGACCTGTCCGGTGAGAACCTGGCCGGCATGATCCTGCCGGGAATCGACCTGTCGGGGGCCAACATGGAGGGCACCCTGCTCAACGGTGCGATGCTGGCCGGCGCCGACCTTTCGGGCAGCAACCTGGCCGGTGCCGCCATGTCGAACACCAACCTTGCTGGTGCCAACCTGAACGATGTGAAGGCGCCGGGTGCGTTGTTCTTTCGGGCCAACCTGTCGCATGCGTCGATGGTGCGGGCCGATCTGACGGCGGCGGTGCTGATGGAGGCCGACATGAAGTCGGTCAACATGACCGGTGCGTTGGTCACAGGAATCGTG